TGACGATATCAAAGCACGCGTTGCACAAATCCGTTCTCAAATTGAGACTACGACTTCTGACTACGATCGTGAGAAATTACAAGAGCGTTTAGCTAAGTTATCAGGTGGTGTTGCGGTATTATACGTTGGAGCAACTACTGAGGTTGAAATGAAAGAGAAGAAAGACCGTGTTGATGATGCGTTACATGCTACTCGTGCTGCGGTAGAAGAAGGTATTGTTGCAGGTGGTGGTGTTGCTTTCATCCGTGCTACTGAAGCATTGAGTGACCTTAAAGGAGACAATGAAGACGAGCAAATCGGTATTGACATTATCAAACGCGCTATCGAAGAGCCATTACGTCAAATCTGTGCTAACGCAGGTATCGAAGGTGCTGTAATCGTTCAAAAAGTAAAAGAAGGATCGGCAGACTTTGGTTACAATGCACGCACTGACAAATACGAAAACTTAATCGCTGCGGGTGTTATTGACCCAACTAAAGTATCTCGTGTAGCCTTAGAAAATGCAGCTTCTGTAGCGTCGATGTTATTGACAACAGAATGTGTATTGGCAGACGAGCCTGAAGAAAACGTTGCTGGTGCTGGTGCACCTCCAATGGGTGGCGGTATGGGCGGCATGATGTAAGCCCAACAATATCCTATAGAAAATAGCTGTCTCAAAAGGACAGCTATTTTTTTTCCTAATGTCTTAATTTGCAACTGCTTTTAGGCGCTTTCATCTCTGTTTCGCTTTGGATAGCATTATGTAAGTTTTTAGTCCTCTCTTTTGCTTAGGAAATGCTAAAGAATCCACTTATTTTAGATTATCACAATCAACAGCATGGAATACTCACCAATCTTAGTCACCGTACTCATCTTCGTCTTCGGACTTATCCTTGTATATTTCGTATGGCGCAATGTCAGCAACAAAAAAGTTGTTAATGCCGTCATTCCGACGCATGATACGATCTTGAAGGTGTTGACCGAGGATGTGAAGTTCTTTACGAAGCTAAATCAGGAGCAACAGAACACTTTCGTTAGTAGGGTGGAGTATTTCCTTCAAACGACTAAGATAAGCCCTGAAAAGGGCGCTAAAATCACGGATGAGCATCGTGTATTGGTTGCTGCAAGTGCCACCATACCCTTATTTCACTTCAATTCCTGGTCGTACGAGAATCTGGATGAAGTGTTGATTTATCCCGAAGTTTTCAATGAGAAATACAATACGTTAGACGATGAGCGCAATATACTCGGCATGGTCGGGGATGGCGCGATGCATCGCAAGATGATTCTTTCGCTTCCTGCATTGTTGGCGGGGTTCCAGCAGAATTCCAATAATAACACTGCGATCCATGAGTTTGTGCACCTAATTGATAAGGCAGACGGTGAGGTGGATGGTGTACCGGAATACCTCATTCCTAAGGAATTGATTAATCCCTGGTTGAGGGAGATGCACGAAACCATATCACTTATCCGTAGAGACAAATCAGATATTCGCGATTATGCGGCAACGAATCAAGCGGAGTTTCTTGCGGTGGTTTCCGAGTACTTCTTCCAGAAACCAAAGCAATTAAAAGAAGACCATCCCGAGTTGTATGATCTTCTTGATGAAATATACAACGATAAGAAAGATCTAAAGTAGGTTTAAATCTCTTGCTGTATTTCTGTTTTCAAGTTGCCCTGAAATTGGTTGTCGACAAGCAAAATAGCGACCGGGCGAACGCTAAAACTCTGTTTTTCACCTAGAACTTCCTTGTAAGTAACAGCAATTTCTTCACCCTGTTTTTCGACCGCTATACTATCGATGGTCGGTGTCAGGTCGGAAGTCGCTGAGATAATAGCGATGACATATTGTTTATCGAAATCAATAGGCGTTGGCTGGCCATCCTTTCCCATGGTTGCTGCGGGCGAGAACAGTTCGTCGAAAGCCGCTTGGGTTTCAATCTTATGAATACCGTTTCGATCTTCCCCTATCGTATTTTTCACAAAATAATTTTGCGCTAAGACATACGGAATAGCATTATTTGCCGGAGTCTGTAGCTGCTCTGTTTCAGTGCTATCAGCATTCATTGTTTGATGTTCTTTCGGCTGATTATTGCAGGATGCCAATATAAGAAGCGCGGCAGGTATCGTTTTCGAAATTACTCTCATGATAAATATTCCTTTCGTAAATTCTATGTAAATATAAGATTTCCAATTTACTTAGCGTTCTCGGAATTCCCAAAGCAATGCTAGCTCGGATATTGTTTTCCTAGTTATTATTGAATAAATTTGTTAAGCAGCTCGGGTAATCAGCTTGTTTTAATGTAGTTAGGTGAAACAAAATCGGTCGAATAAAAGTTCTTATTGCAGGCGATACTCAACCTTGCGCTCGATGAGCATAAGACAATTCATTCATCAACGTTAAATTAAGATAAAAGCGAATAACTTATGGAATACAGAAAATTAGGCAATAGTGAATTAAGTGTGTCTGCGATCACCTTTGGTGCGTGGGCTGCAGGCGGCTGGATGTGGGGTTCAACCGACAGAAATGATGCAATCCAGGCCATTCGAGCATCCTACGACCTGGGCGTAACTTCTATTGATACCGCACCAATCTATGGACAAGGCACTTCCGAAGAGATTGTCGGCGAAGCGATAAGAGGTCTGCCGCGCGATAAGGTTCAGCTACTAACCAAATTTGGGATGCGCTGGGACTCAGACCAAGGCGAGTTCGCCTTCCACAGTAAAAACAATGATGGTGAAGCAATCGAGATCTATAAATATGCCGGCAAAGACTCGGTAATCTACGAATGCGAACAAAGTTTGAAACGACTGGGGACAGACTATATCGATTTGTATCAGATTCATTGGCCCGATGTCACGACGCCCATCGACGAAACCTTTGAAGCGGTGTCGCGATTGGTAGAGCAGGGCAAGGTGCGCTATGTTGGCGTATGCAACTACAACGCTGCGCAGATGGCAGAAGCAGAACGCACCATTCCTCTCGTGTCCAACCAAATCCCTTTCAGCATGGTAAACCGAGCTGTGGAGGATGAAGCGGTTCCTTATTGTATTCAGCACGGAAAATCGGTGTTGGCATACAGTCCTTTGGAGCGCGGGTTGCTAACGGGCAAGATCCATGCTGGCTATATCTTCCAAGAAGGCGACCACCGTGCTAATCTTCCTCATTTCCAACCTGACTTTATCGAGAAGGCGAACATCCTTTTAGAGCGAATCAAGCCCCTTGCCGATGATAAAAAGGTTAGCCTGAGTCAGCTAGTTTTACGCTGGACCATCGAACGGGCGGGCATTACAGTGGCTCTGGCGGGTGCTAGAAATGCCGACCAGGCGATACAAAATGCCAAGTCTATCGAACTGAAATTATCTGCCGATGAGCTGGAGTTTGTGAGTGCTGTAGTCGATGCTTTTTAAACCCCTGAAATAATAATGCAGAAGCAATAAGGATGGACATTAACTGATATCCAGTAGTTTTTGAATCTTGTTGTCTTCAGTGAAAGTAAAGATTGACTTGCCTTTCAAGTTAATCTTATCACCCTTTTTTATGCTGCCCGGGAAGTCCATCGCCAGGGTAGCTTCATATTCAATTTCAATTTCGGAGTAGTCGCTGAGATGTTGAATCGAAGTGATGGTCTGCTTTCGATCAGAAAAATATTCCATTGCCATTTCCGCCTGTTCGCGGAACGCATCCTTTCCTTTCAGGGTGTCTGTGGTTACATTATTCTGTATATTCTCAAATTGAATATCATCAGCAAAGTCTGCCAACATCCGAGGGATGTCAAAACTGTTATACGCAGCGATGTAATTACGGATTACTTCTTCTCGTTTGTTCATCTTGGCTTCCT
The DNA window shown above is from Sphingobacterium hotanense and carries:
- a CDS encoding nuclear transport factor 2 family protein, yielding MNKREEVIRNYIAAYNSFDIPRMLADFADDIQFENIQNNVTTDTLKGKDAFREQAEMAMEYFSDRKQTITSIQHLSDYSEIEIEYEATLAMDFPGSIKKGDKINLKGKSIFTFTEDNKIQKLLDIS
- a CDS encoding M90 family metallopeptidase produces the protein MEYSPILVTVLIFVFGLILVYFVWRNVSNKKVVNAVIPTHDTILKVLTEDVKFFTKLNQEQQNTFVSRVEYFLQTTKISPEKGAKITDEHRVLVAASATIPLFHFNSWSYENLDEVLIYPEVFNEKYNTLDDERNILGMVGDGAMHRKMILSLPALLAGFQQNSNNNTAIHEFVHLIDKADGEVDGVPEYLIPKELINPWLREMHETISLIRRDKSDIRDYAATNQAEFLAVVSEYFFQKPKQLKEDHPELYDLLDEIYNDKKDLK
- a CDS encoding aldo/keto reductase; this translates as MSAITFGAWAAGGWMWGSTDRNDAIQAIRASYDLGVTSIDTAPIYGQGTSEEIVGEAIRGLPRDKVQLLTKFGMRWDSDQGEFAFHSKNNDGEAIEIYKYAGKDSVIYECEQSLKRLGTDYIDLYQIHWPDVTTPIDETFEAVSRLVEQGKVRYVGVCNYNAAQMAEAERTIPLVSNQIPFSMVNRAVEDEAVPYCIQHGKSVLAYSPLERGLLTGKIHAGYIFQEGDHRANLPHFQPDFIEKANILLERIKPLADDKKVSLSQLVLRWTIERAGITVALAGARNADQAIQNAKSIELKLSADELEFVSAVVDAF